In Nymphaea colorata isolate Beijing-Zhang1983 chromosome 5, ASM883128v2, whole genome shotgun sequence, one genomic interval encodes:
- the LOC116254835 gene encoding uncharacterized protein LOC116254835, with amino-acid sequence MATVGSLSMPLFRPDFGYSDQYPSYSSYSYYSCPYFEKRQAFLRSYRFCRKRGTVERVKLSFARAKKVVWSKLRSARRIRRVLWLRLRLALSCRRRFHRLPRRSYYYPLFSYWT; translated from the coding sequence ATGGCGACGGTGGGCAGCCTGTCGATGCCGTTGTTCAGGCCAGACTTCGGCTACTCCGACCAGTACCCATCCTACTCCTCCTACTCCTACTACTCCTGCCCCTACTTCGAGAAGCGGCAAGCCTTCCTCCGAAGCTACCGCTTCTGCCGCAAGCGGGGGACCGTCGAGAGGGTCAAGCTCTCCTTCGCCCGCGCCAAGAAGGTCGTCTGGTCCAAGCTCCGCAGCGCTCGGCGGATCCGCCGCGTCCTTTGGCTCAGGCTCCGGCTCGCCCTCTCCTGCCGCCGGAGGTTCCACCGCCTTCCCCGGCGCTCCTACTACTACCCCTTGTTCTCCTACTGGACATGA